In Vibrio quintilis, the DNA window ACTGAATGGATATATAATGCAGAGTTCTTTATCCACATTCGTGATAGCCATGAATAAAAGTATAAACTGGCTATTGTTTAGTATGTTAATACTTTTTTTGTGGATGTGAAGAATGAGAGTTTTGGTTTGAGTTGGTTAGGATGTCATTGGGGTAATGATGTATGTGGGGTCAGATTTTATCGATGACTCATGATGGTAATTCTGTGATTGCAAGGCTTGAAGATTCTGATAGCCTCGAAAGAAAACTATCAAAGACGGGAATTAGTGAAGCGCTGGAAGCACTGGGTGCATCTTCATTTTATCTCGATAATGAGACATTGGAGAGTTTTATCAACTTTGCGAATGAAGGCAAGGGGGAGGCTTTTCAAGGCTTGTGTATTGCTGAAAAGAAAAACGCGAGTGTTACTGTTGAGGTCGAAGATGATGGCATGATTGCAAACATGGTCGTCATTGGGGCTTATTGCGGCCGTGGACTGAGAGGAAGTGAAATTGTTCAGGCATTGGCTGATGCTCGTGTGACGAAAGGCATTAATAAGATTGCTTTAAAGAAAGTACTTGTCATGAGCAGAAATCTTTCAGCGGGAGAAGAATTTATTCAGCCTGTCGCACAGGGAAAGCCTGCTGTTGATGGCGCCGATGAAAAATTTATGCCGCTAGTTGAAGATGTGACAAAACGGGTTTTAGCACCTCAGCGTAAGTCTGATTCGAGTAAGCTGGATATGCGAAACCTTGGCGAAACAATTACTGTCGGTGAAGGTGATGAAGTGATGCGCCGGGTTCCTGCAACAAAAGGTATTCCGGGATATACCGTATTGGGCAAGGAAATAGCTTCTAAACCTGGTAGTAACTCAGTATTGAAATCGGGTAAAGGAACGGAAATTTCAATGAAAGATCCGAATCTTTTACTTGCCAGTACCTCAGGTCTGCCGATTATCAAGGAAAAATCGGTAGATATTGATAATGCCCTTTGTATGCAAAGTGTGAGTGTTGGTACGGGTCATGTGAAATTTAAAGGATCACTGGTTGTGACCGGAAATATTGATCCGGGAATGATTGTGCGTGCGACTGGATCAATCACCGTTGCCGGGTTTATAGAATCCGCCGATGTTCAGGCTCAGGGCGATATTCTTGTTGGGAAAGGAATCATTGGTCATACGACAGCTTCAGATGATGAAACAAAGACCTGTATCGTGAAATCCGGTAGTACGATTAAAGCGAATTATGCGCAAAATGCTGAACTACAGGCTCAGGCTGATATTCATCTGGCACTTTATAGTATTGGTAATAACATTCGTTGTGGACATGAGTTAGTTGTACTTGATAGTAAGGAATCACAAGGTACTTTAAGTGGTGGTATTGCCAGAGTTGGTAATGCCGTTGTGTGTTACAACCTTGGTGTAGAAGGTGATACACCGACGCTAGTTGAAGCTTTTGCTTCATATGCCAGTTACCGGGAAAAACTAAATCAGAAGAAGAATGCTTATAGTAAAGCTCAGGAAGAAACGATGAATGCTGTACGTCGTGAGCTCGATTTTAACAAGAAACCGAAACATGACCGCAATGAAACGGAAGCTGCTGAAATTGCCGGGTTAAAACAAAAAACAGAAGAGAAAATGAGTAAGGCGAAAGAGGCTGTAGAACGTTTTACTGAGGAGTTTGATGCTCTGCTTGATTTGAATACCGTTACTGCAAAAAATAAAGTATTTGGTCACGTAACAGTTTGTTTTGGTGATGAAAAAATCATGACCAAACGCGCTCATGGTGCCAGTGTTTTTTCTTTTAATAAATATAATATTAAATGTACTTCATTGTTTAACGAAGATGATTTAGCCCCGCAAGTCGTTTCTGAATCAGGTTAATGAACCAGCCTTGATAGTTTTTATCAGGGCTGGTTATTATCTGCTTACCGTTTATTACTTTTCTCTTTGCCTGCTTCTGTCTCTTCATTGATTATCAGCTTTTCTTTCTTGAGTAATCATTACTCTTTCAACTTTTGAAGACATTTGATTCAGGTTTTCAATCACAGAACTTAAATCACTGGTTGATGATTTTGGCAAATCTGTTCCATGGAACTGTCCACGGCTTATCTGAGATATTTTCATGGAAATAGCGTGTAATGGCCTTAAAGCATGCCTGATGATTAAAAGAGTGAACACTAAGCCTAGTATAAAAATACAGATGAAAACAATGACAATACGAATGAGGGCATTCCAAAGTGAATTATAGGCTTCATTTGGTGAAGATATAATATCTATCTCGGCCAAAACCGTCTTATTCAATATCAGTGTTTTTTTCTGACTGATGGGTTGAAATAATCCCGAGTGAGAAAACCATACAGGAGCTTTGTCAGGTTGAATATGATAGCTATGTTCTATCGGTGGCTGATTATGACCGAACTTCAGCTTGATTGTTGAATAAGTATTTCCGTCAAGTAATGTTTTTAACACAGACTCGACTGCAGTATAGTTTTTATCACTCAGGTAAGGCGTTAAAGCCAGACTCAGGGCATTCATTGTGTTCGTGACTTCTGATTGTTGGCGATATTCGAGATGATAACGTGTCATTTCAAATTCAATAATGGAGACAGAACTGAGCAATAGAATAAATAAGGCCGTCATCCCGGTTACTATTTGTTTGTATAAAGTCATAGTCGCTCACCATGTATCAACATTTTTCTCTGATATGATTTGAACTTTCATACATCATTAAGTATATACCCAAGCAACCTGAAGATGCAGAAATGCGCCTTTCAGCTCACGCCCTGCGGGTGAGTTTGTCAGGCTCTGATACAGCGTAACTGATTTTCAACGCAGAATGGCTATGTCTTCAAATCAGTGCCTTGTCTCAGAGCCTGACAAATCTCACTGAAACCTGCATCTTCAGGTTGTTTGGGTATATATCTTGTGCATTATATGAGATGAGTTTATCTGTCATGGTTTGGATGACAGTCGTTTGTTCTGGTTTTGTATGCAGTTAAACATTACGCTTGAGTTCTTTATATGAAAGGCGCAAAATCACGAAAAAATCAGGAGTGGATATTGAATATGGAACTCTCAGATATTCGTCGGGAATATATTCAGGGTGGTTTAAGAAGAAAGGATTTAAACGAAAACCCGTTTGGACAGTTTGATTTTTGGCTCAAACAGGCAATTCATGCCAATTTATCCGATCCAACGGCGATGACGATTGCGACAGTTGATCAGGATGGGCAACCGTTTCAGCGGATAGTACTGCTAAAAAGCTCAGGTGAAGATGGTTTTGTGTTCTATACAAATCTGGGAAGCCGGAAGGCAGAGCATATTCAGCATAACAATAAAGTCAGCGTTCATTTCCCCTGGCATATGCTTGAGCGTCAGGTACATATTATCGGACGAGCAGAAAAACTATCGGCAATGGAGAACTTTAAATATTTTGCTTCACGTCCTAAAGATAGTCAGATTGCTGCGATAGCCAGCCATCAAAGTAGCCGGATTTCTGCCCGTGGTATTCTTGAAGCAAAGTTTTTAGAACTGAAGCAGAAGTTCGCACAAGGCGAAGTACCTGTCCCTAACTTCTGGGGGGGATATAGAATTATTCCGGAAAGTTTTGAGTTTTGGCAGGGGGGAGAGCATCGTTTGCACGATCGTTTTTTGTATACGAAAAACGGTAATGAATGGGTTGTTGAGCGGCTTGCACCCTGATTTCAGTGTCGTATTGTCACCTGTAAAAAAAGGAAAGAGTTGAGCTCTTTCCTTTTTTGATTGATGTTTGATGTAGCCGCTAATCTAATATTCTTTAATTTCACGAACAATACGGAAACCAATGTAATTTGCAGCGGTTGATGGAGAAGTGAACAAGCGGCTGAACGATGTCGAATTTTGTGGTGAAAAGCTCCAGGCTCCTCCTTTTGCGATGCCCTGAGGATCACTGGTCCACTCCCAAACATTTCCAACCACATCGTATAAGCCTAAAGGATTCGGAGAAAATGATTTCACCGGCGATGTACTCTTATTGGACCAATAAGTTCCTCCCCAGCCAGTGTTTGCCCGGCCTGATTCAAACTTATTTCCCCACCAGTAATCGGTCTGAGTTCCTGCTCTTGCTGCAATTTCCCATTCGTCTTCGGTTGGCAGGCGGTAGGTGAAACCTGTTTCCTTAGATAACCAGCGTGTAAATGCTTTTGCATCATTAACACTGACACATACAACCGGTGATTCAGATGACTGTTTAAAGCCCGGATTTCTCCAGTAATGTCCTGATTGAGGCGCCATCTGGTTATTTATCATTGCCGTACATGTCTTCATTAATTCAGCATCTGACTGATAATTTGTTTTCTTAACAAAGACTTTGAACATCTCAACTGTCACAGGAGTCAATGAAATTGCGAAAGCATGATCAAGGATAACCTGAGATGATGCATATTCTCCAATGAAAAATTTACCGGGAGTAATTGTGATCAATTCAGGCCCGCTTACCTTATTGGATAGTGAATCTGCAAATCTGAATCCGGTTTTCAGCTGATTCCGTTCTTCCTGTAAGACGGCTCTGACTGAAGAATCCGAGCTTAGCTTAACCGAGCTGTGGTATGGAATATATCCATCCTTTGTGACGCTGATCTGATGTAATCCTTCCTGGAGCGTCAGAGACAACGGCGTATGCCCATAAGAAATACCATCAATGGTGACCTGATCATCATAAATGTTCGAGCGGATGTTCAAATTAAACCAGGCAATTTCTTTTTGTTGATTGTTATCGGATTTGAAAAGACAGTACTGTTTTCCAATATCCAGCAACTGGCATACAGTTACATTTGACGGTCTGGCTTCTAGCTGTGCTTCAATAATCGTTTTGTAACGGCTCGCATTATTAAATCCGGTTTGTAGTATTTGATGCTTGAGTACATGAACATTTAAAGCT includes these proteins:
- a CDS encoding DUF342 domain-containing protein, whose product is MWGQILSMTHDGNSVIARLEDSDSLERKLSKTGISEALEALGASSFYLDNETLESFINFANEGKGEAFQGLCIAEKKNASVTVEVEDDGMIANMVVIGAYCGRGLRGSEIVQALADARVTKGINKIALKKVLVMSRNLSAGEEFIQPVAQGKPAVDGADEKFMPLVEDVTKRVLAPQRKSDSSKLDMRNLGETITVGEGDEVMRRVPATKGIPGYTVLGKEIASKPGSNSVLKSGKGTEISMKDPNLLLASTSGLPIIKEKSVDIDNALCMQSVSVGTGHVKFKGSLVVTGNIDPGMIVRATGSITVAGFIESADVQAQGDILVGKGIIGHTTASDDETKTCIVKSGSTIKANYAQNAELQAQADIHLALYSIGNNIRCGHELVVLDSKESQGTLSGGIARVGNAVVCYNLGVEGDTPTLVEAFASYASYREKLNQKKNAYSKAQEETMNAVRRELDFNKKPKHDRNETEAAEIAGLKQKTEEKMSKAKEAVERFTEEFDALLDLNTVTAKNKVFGHVTVCFGDEKIMTKRAHGASVFSFNKYNIKCTSLFNEDDLAPQVVSESG
- a CDS encoding LapD/MoxY N-terminal periplasmic domain-containing protein, with the translated sequence MTLYKQIVTGMTALFILLLSSVSIIEFEMTRYHLEYRQQSEVTNTMNALSLALTPYLSDKNYTAVESVLKTLLDGNTYSTIKLKFGHNQPPIEHSYHIQPDKAPVWFSHSGLFQPISQKKTLILNKTVLAEIDIISSPNEAYNSLWNALIRIVIVFICIFILGLVFTLLIIRHALRPLHAISMKISQISRGQFHGTDLPKSSTSDLSSVIENLNQMSSKVERVMITQERKADNQ
- the pdxH gene encoding pyridoxamine 5'-phosphate oxidase, which translates into the protein MELSDIRREYIQGGLRRKDLNENPFGQFDFWLKQAIHANLSDPTAMTIATVDQDGQPFQRIVLLKSSGEDGFVFYTNLGSRKAEHIQHNNKVSVHFPWHMLERQVHIIGRAEKLSAMENFKYFASRPKDSQIAAIASHQSSRISARGILEAKFLELKQKFAQGEVPVPNFWGGYRIIPESFEFWQGGEHRLHDRFLYTKNGNEWVVERLAP
- a CDS encoding SUMF1/EgtB/PvdO family nonheme iron enzyme → MRQGLKALLLTFSLSIALSAHAYAEEKVPSNVKENPDSVMDIDDAIFSKNTELENAEKILRDQQLKVSNQHSELDRLTKQAREIDKVLHKTKQQLENAYQQMITNPKLDITKFQTAYQNAWSNHKQNQKTRYELEKTLEEQEGLLKDQKTTAILIKKNISDLKQTRLRARAKRLKNELSLVGTQKVSFTNRCNPSMTIRQCEAQTTKLALQKAVKQFKTSLLHQTTENKTVQKNAPHAALNVHVLKHQILQTGFNNASRYKTIIEAQLEARPSNVTVCQLLDIGKQYCLFKSDNNQQKEIAWFNLNIRSNIYDDQVTIDGISYGHTPLSLTLQEGLHQISVTKDGYIPYHSSVKLSSDSSVRAVLQEERNQLKTGFRFADSLSNKVSGPELITITPGKFFIGEYASSQVILDHAFAISLTPVTVEMFKVFVKKTNYQSDAELMKTCTAMINNQMAPQSGHYWRNPGFKQSSESPVVCVSVNDAKAFTRWLSKETGFTYRLPTEDEWEIAARAGTQTDYWWGNKFESGRANTGWGGTYWSNKSTSPVKSFSPNPLGLYDVVGNVWEWTSDPQGIAKGGAWSFSPQNSTSFSRLFTSPSTAANYIGFRIVREIKEY